ACGAGCGTAGACAAGGATCTCGGTTTCAATACTTCCTTAGAGGATATGGAAACTATTCGCTAGGTCTATCTGTTGAATTGCTTGGAACGTTTTAACACTTCCTTTGATGTATAAAAACGAGGTACAGACACTCAGAGATAAGCAAGGTATGAAAGCAAAAAACAAAAAGCGGGGAATGATCCCCGCTTTGTTTGTTTTTAGAAGAGATCAAATGCTCCATATTTCTTCGAACGAATGGGGAGTTTCACAATATTCGCAGACAAATCGGCCGTTTTCATCTCTCACGAACGAGGGGGACACGTTCTCACCGTGTGCAGGATTTGTGATGCAGTTTTCGTTTTTGCATCGCAATTCTTCAAACCCGTATATGGTAGGCGGCAGTTTTATTCTGTACTTTTCCACAACGGAACTGTTCTTTATGATGTTCACGGTCGTGTTCGGAGAGATCGCTGCGAGTTTCTTTATCTCCTTTTTAGAAAGATATCGGTCGGGCAGACTGATGTATCCTTTGAAACTACCATCGCTCGACCTGAAGATACCATCTGCACTGTCCACATCGTAGAGTTTCAAAATCTTCCTTATTTTGACGATCGTGGCGTAAATCTCCTCAGGCGTTTTTCCTTTGGCGATATGGTCTATCACGGTTCCATTTTCTATTGGTTTTATTCCTCTCTTTCCGTCTTTTTGAACACCCTTTGTACCGTGCACAATAGGGGCTGGTATGATGAAATCTTCCTCCTTCTCCGGTGCTTTTTTCGACGTGTCGAAGGGAGCTTCGAGAGCCCCACCGAACATGGAAAGAAGCACTATCCTCACCCAGTAACCGTTTCTTGCCTGCGTTTCCCAGCCGTTCAAAGGAAGAGAGTCAAGAAAGTTCGGTATGGTCGGATACAGCTTGTGCCGTGGAAGTGGATGGTAGAACTTCACACCTTCTGGTAGTTTCTCGAGAAATTCTTTTTTGAACGTAACGGCTTCGCGCAAAAGATGAACCTTCTCAAGGATGTCTTCACCCATTCGTTCGAGTTGAAGCCGTGTGAAGTACCACATCTTTGCCACATCTTTCTGACTCAAATACTCTTCGATCGAAGAAAAGATTCTGACCTCAAAACCGTTTTTTTTCATTTTCTCGATGTAGTGTTCGGGCATCATGAGTTCTTCAGGAGCCACAAGATCCACCCTCACGTTTTTGAAGATCTTCAACCCGTTCACCTTTGAGTGGACCGTTCTTCCATGGAGCAGATCCCCAACGAGTGCCAGGTGTATGTAAGAGTTGTCGAAGTTGTTCTGTTCTAAAAATGTGTACTCGTCCAGAAGTTCCTGTGTGGGATGCTCGTGTTTTCCGTCCCCTGCGTTGATGAAAGATGGTATCTCTATGCCGTTTCTGAGAGCAAACTCAGAGATCCTTCTTTCAAGGAGCCTGCAGACTCCCTCGAGTCTTGTTCTTACCACGAATATGGAGTAGTCACTGTATCCTGTGAGCATGGCGAAGGTATCGGTGTAACTTTCCTGTTTGTTGAATGAGGAGTGTTCAGAATCGAAGATGTTCACCTTCACGTTCGGTCCGGCATGGAACTTGGCGGCGTTTATGAAAGACTCTTTTGTTCTGGTGCTTGGCTCGACGAAAACGATGTATATACCAACATTTCTCTTTCTTATCCTGAAATCTGACACATCCTCTCCACTGTACCATCGCTTTTTCAATTCCCTGGTTTTCTCGTAGAGAAACATCTGCTCTTCCACACTCAGATCTTCTATAACGGCGAGTGTTCTGCCGAGAAAATCCCTCTTCAACTTCAGCACCTCCCCTTGATAAAAAAACTCGCACCTAACGGTGCGAGTGTTCTACGGAGTATTTGAGAAACAGTGTGCCTTTTTCGTTCAATCTCGATATCTCTAGAAGTTTCAAAGTGAAAAAACCATCGAACTCGCTGAAAAAAGGCATCCCCCTTCCAAACACGTAAGGTTCAATGGTGATGAACATTTCATCCACCAGTTTTTCTCTCAGAAACTGAGTGAACACAGTCCTTCCTCCTATGACGGCCACCTCTTTGTATCCCCTTC
This DNA window, taken from Thermotoga sp. SG1, encodes the following:
- a CDS encoding bifunctional aspartate carbamoyltransferase catalytic subunit/aspartate carbamoyltransferase regulatory subunit; amino-acid sequence: MKRDFLGRTLAVIEDLSVEEQMFLYEKTRELKKRWYSGEDVSDFRIRKRNVGIYIVFVEPSTRTKESFINAAKFHAGPNVKVNIFDSEHSSFNKQESYTDTFAMLTGYSDYSIFVVRTRLEGVCRLLERRISEFALRNGIEIPSFINAGDGKHEHPTQELLDEYTFLEQNNFDNSYIHLALVGDLLHGRTVHSKVNGLKIFKNVRVDLVAPEELMMPEHYIEKMKKNGFEVRIFSSIEEYLSQKDVAKMWYFTRLQLERMGEDILEKVHLLREAVTFKKEFLEKLPEGVKFYHPLPRHKLYPTIPNFLDSLPLNGWETQARNGYWVRIVLLSMFGGALEAPFDTSKKAPEKEEDFIIPAPIVHGTKGVQKDGKRGIKPIENGTVIDHIAKGKTPEEIYATIVKIRKILKLYDVDSADGIFRSSDGSFKGYISLPDRYLSKKEIKKLAAISPNTTVNIIKNSSVVEKYRIKLPPTIYGFEELRCKNENCITNPAHGENVSPSFVRDENGRFVCEYCETPHSFEEIWSI